In Desulforegula conservatrix Mb1Pa, one genomic interval encodes:
- a CDS encoding sigma-54-dependent transcriptional regulator, which translates to MATAAKKRLLIIDDDRLFCDSAKEYLSSIPVEIHLANTGQRGIEICSEKKMDIVLLDQKLPDIPGTDIYKTIISKNEQTKIIFITAFPDLKGAVNALKEGVHDYITKPFDPEELSMSILRMIRTIDLEKVAQIHEYTQGLETLGACLVGSGHVAEDLKKLIACAAGSLSPVFITGETGTGKNRIAKAIHYESPGADKPFLTVNCAAIPENLIESELFGLEKGAFTGAVQSKKGLFELAEGGTLLLDEIGELPVSVQSKLLGVLDEKKYKKIGGSKMIDTNVRIIAATNVEIEKALMEKLFRKDLYFRLNIIPVHVPPLRERIDDIPGLAAHFMNKFSRKKSLKIAINEIEKLQAYSWPGNIRELSNIIERSVILGTGDEIKPSSLIKTNCYLKYSRTPSLDHSCHVSLKQMEMSHIKHTLENVSGNYTKAAKLLGISRSTLMRKIQVYGL; encoded by the coding sequence TTGGCAACTGCTGCTAAAAAAAGGCTTTTGATCATTGATGATGACCGTCTGTTCTGCGATTCTGCAAAGGAATATCTGTCAAGTATTCCTGTTGAAATCCATTTGGCAAACACAGGACAAAGAGGGATTGAAATTTGCTCTGAAAAAAAAATGGATATAGTTCTGCTAGACCAGAAGCTACCGGACATCCCTGGTACGGATATCTATAAAACAATCATTTCAAAAAACGAACAGACTAAAATTATCTTCATAACTGCATTCCCGGATCTAAAAGGAGCGGTCAATGCACTGAAGGAGGGGGTTCACGATTACATAACAAAGCCGTTTGACCCCGAAGAATTGTCCATGTCTATTTTAAGGATGATTAGAACTATTGACCTTGAAAAGGTAGCCCAGATTCATGAATACACTCAAGGGCTTGAAACATTAGGGGCTTGTCTTGTTGGTTCAGGACATGTTGCAGAGGACCTGAAAAAGCTCATCGCTTGCGCTGCCGGAAGCCTTTCTCCTGTTTTTATAACTGGCGAAACAGGTACAGGGAAAAACAGAATAGCAAAAGCCATCCACTATGAATCCCCAGGCGCTGACAAGCCCTTTTTAACGGTAAACTGCGCGGCAATACCAGAAAATCTGATAGAATCAGAATTGTTCGGTTTGGAAAAAGGCGCATTCACAGGCGCTGTTCAATCAAAAAAAGGGCTTTTTGAACTTGCCGAAGGAGGAACTCTTCTTCTTGATGAAATTGGGGAATTGCCAGTTTCTGTTCAATCCAAACTGCTTGGCGTTCTTGATGAAAAGAAATATAAAAAAATAGGTGGCAGCAAGATGATTGATACAAATGTGAGAATCATCGCAGCCACAAATGTGGAAATTGAAAAAGCTCTGATGGAAAAATTATTCAGAAAGGATTTGTATTTCAGATTGAATATCATTCCTGTTCATGTTCCTCCTTTGAGGGAGCGCATTGACGACATACCCGGGCTTGCCGCACATTTCATGAACAAGTTTTCCAGGAAAAAAAGTTTAAAAATTGCCATCAACGAAATTGAGAAATTACAGGCCTACAGCTGGCCTGGCAATATAAGGGAGTTGAGCAATATCATAGAGAGATCTGTTATCCTCGGAACCGGAGATGAAATAAAACCTTCTTCTTTAATAAAAACAAATTGTTACTTAAAATACAGTCGGACGCCATCCCTTGATCATTCCTGCCATGTTTCGCTTAAACAGATGGAAATGTCCCATATTAAACATACGCTTGAAAATGTCTCAGGGAATTATACAAAAGCGGCAAAACTGTTAGGGATTTCCCGGTCAACACTTATGAGAAAAATCCAGGTCTACGGTCTTTAA
- a CDS encoding ATP-binding protein, with the protein MNDEDCRILIIEDNPFDFKLTSKLLAKSNVTYSIEWANTLGEGIKKLGAFVFDAILLDLNLPDSNGIVSLMTIRSLVPTTPVIIITSQDDENTAVLALKSGAQDYLIKGKIEKFLLERSIRYSIERQQAAFRLKVQNDFLMSILESLTHPFIVVEAQNHTITIANSSARKNWLKEMICCSEPDQANSRPHPCWKDSCPVKAVIETKKPVMMKHHYKDDFERNMTNEVHAFPVMDSEGRNVKQVIVYFLDISEQENSKRKYQRLSTVVQQSSDSILIMDTDEIIQYVNPAFEQMTGYSGSEIVGRPYSFLASSKHTNEFFRHIRTTLEKGLSWSGVLISRKKDATMYEEDVVITPVKNEKKQIINFVSTSRDITNKKRLESIAEAANLMTNIGYIFSGIRHEIGNPINSIKMALTVLNNNINNYTIEMIKEFTERSLEEVLRVEYLLKALKNFSMFENLDIKKINLNDFLNNFTGLIKEDFLEKNITIKKILAPEPAHAYADPRALHQVLLNLVTNAVDALSEIESPVIILKLEKKTRLFIIEISDNGCGMTPEEHSYLFKPFYTSKRNGTGLGLVIVKKMLSKMNSTIKILSEKDKGTSAMIFIPEDKIGNCC; encoded by the coding sequence ATGAACGATGAAGATTGCAGAATTCTGATTATTGAAGATAATCCCTTTGATTTCAAGCTAACAAGTAAACTTCTCGCCAAAAGCAACGTCACTTATTCGATAGAGTGGGCCAATACTCTCGGAGAAGGGATTAAAAAACTGGGGGCTTTTGTCTTTGATGCCATACTTCTTGACCTGAATTTACCTGACAGCAATGGCATCGTGTCTTTGATGACCATAAGGAGCCTTGTTCCAACTACGCCGGTCATTATCATCACTTCCCAGGATGATGAAAACACGGCTGTTCTTGCATTAAAATCAGGAGCTCAAGATTATCTTATCAAAGGGAAAATAGAAAAATTCCTTCTTGAGCGCTCAATCCGTTACTCTATTGAACGCCAGCAGGCCGCTTTCCGGCTTAAGGTGCAAAATGATTTTCTCATGTCCATACTTGAGTCATTGACACACCCTTTTATAGTGGTAGAAGCTCAAAATCACACGATTACAATCGCAAACTCATCGGCAAGAAAAAACTGGCTCAAGGAAATGATTTGTTGCAGCGAACCAGACCAGGCAAATTCCCGTCCCCATCCGTGCTGGAAAGACTCTTGCCCTGTTAAGGCTGTAATTGAGACTAAAAAGCCGGTCATGATGAAGCATCATTATAAAGATGATTTTGAAAGGAACATGACGAACGAGGTTCACGCATTTCCTGTGATGGACTCTGAAGGGAGAAATGTTAAACAGGTAATAGTCTATTTTCTTGATATATCCGAACAGGAAAATTCAAAACGGAAATACCAGCGCCTCAGTACCGTGGTACAGCAGTCCTCGGACAGTATCCTTATCATGGATACGGATGAAATTATTCAATATGTTAACCCTGCTTTTGAACAGATGACAGGCTATTCAGGAAGCGAAATAGTCGGGCGGCCCTACAGTTTTCTTGCGAGCAGCAAGCACACAAACGAATTCTTCAGACACATCCGGACAACACTGGAAAAAGGACTAAGCTGGAGCGGCGTTCTTATAAGCAGAAAAAAAGACGCTACCATGTATGAAGAAGATGTGGTGATCACTCCGGTAAAAAATGAAAAGAAGCAGATCATTAATTTTGTTTCGACCTCGCGGGACATCACGAATAAAAAACGACTGGAATCCATAGCAGAAGCAGCTAACTTGATGACCAATATCGGTTACATTTTTTCGGGGATCCGCCATGAAATAGGGAATCCAATCAATTCGATCAAAATGGCTCTGACAGTTCTTAATAACAATATCAATAATTATACTATTGAGATGATCAAGGAATTCACCGAAAGATCCCTTGAGGAGGTTCTGAGGGTTGAATACCTTCTCAAGGCTCTTAAGAATTTCAGCATGTTTGAAAATCTTGATATAAAAAAAATAAATCTCAATGACTTTCTTAATAATTTTACAGGTCTGATCAAAGAGGATTTTCTTGAGAAAAACATCACCATAAAAAAAATATTGGCGCCAGAGCCTGCTCATGCCTATGCCGACCCAAGAGCCTTGCATCAGGTGCTTTTGAACCTTGTCACTAATGCGGTTGATGCGCTTTCCGAAATTGAGTCCCCTGTCATTATTCTGAAACTGGAGAAAAAAACACGACTTTTCATAATTGAAATTTCGGATAACGGATGTGGCATGACGCCTGAGGAGCACTCTTATCTCTTTAAACCATTCTATACGTCCAAGCGTAACGGTACAGGTCTGGGACTTGTGATAGTGAAGAAAATGCTTTCAAAAATGAACAGTACAATCAAGATCCTGAGTGAAAAGGACAAAGGGACAAGCGCAATGATTTTTATTCCGGAGGACAAGATTGGCAACTGCTGCTAA